From the Synchiropus splendidus isolate RoL2022-P1 chromosome 3, RoL_Sspl_1.0, whole genome shotgun sequence genome, the window ACAGCGTGTCACCATGAAGTCACATGACGGAGGATACCTGCTGCATCAGCGCCTGCAAGTCAAGTGCCAGTtgatctgctgctgcctcctgctcGGACAGCTGCAGGGAGACCGAGCGCTTCTCTGCTGAcacctggagacacacacacacagccaaacTGCCAAATCACATTCATGGAAGGAGGACCTCAGTGAAGGACAACCTGCAGGAGCCTGGTCCGGTTCTCCAGGAGCATCAGCTGATGGTATGGCAACAATACAACAGGACTGGCGTCCACTGACAGACGGTGCTGCTCCACTTCTTCCAGATCGTTCAGCAGAACCCCGGTGCAATCATCGTCACACGCTGGAACACAGCTGCATGTGACAGCAGAACGCTGCGCCTTGATGtcgtgatgtgtgtgtgtgtgtggtactcacacacacagtccgcTCCCACTGAGACGTGTCGACTATCGCACCAGTCGCAGCGCTGACCAGTAACGCCGAGCTTGCACTCGCACTTGCCGCTCAAACCGTGGCACAGCGAGTGAACCGAACCCGGTTCACTGCAGTTACACAAGCTACACACACCACTGGGCGTGGATGGGTCACCGAAGTAACCAGCCGAGCATCTGGCAGAGCAAAGTCTGGCGTTAGACTGACACAGCAGCTGGAAGCACTTTCTCTGGTCAGGTCACGAACCTTTCACAATACCGCCCCTCATACCCCACCTGACAGGCGGAGCAGCGGAAGTCACCCGGAGCGCCGTCACTCTGGCATGTGGAGCtgaagctgcagacacacacacacacacacaccatgggcTCGTAATGAGGTCTTCACAAGCTTCGAGCCTTTTGCTGCGTCCTGCTGAGTCACCTGTTGTTCAGCAGGGGGCAGGCGCAGGGTGAACAGTCAGCGGCGGCACCTTGAACGTTACCGTAATAACCTGCCGCACACAGCTCACAATTCCTCCCACTGGTGTGATGCTGACagcgctgcacacacacaagtattttgttgttgtagttgaCTCAAACTGCAGCTAAAAACAACATGCTTACCTCACACACTCCCGTCTCCAGGTCGCAACTCGTGCTGTGGTTGTTACAGCGACACGGAACACACGGACGGACTAACAAAGACCGCTGACTGTGAGGCGGCAGCTCCGACTGTGGCTGTCGGAAGTAACCGGGAGCACACTCctacacacacaaggaaaagcACAATGATTTCTGCATATTCCACGGATGCTTTCCCTTCGTCCCTGCGGGATTACCTGACAGGAGAGGCCAGCGTAACCAGCTGGACACTCGCAGGACTCCACCAGCCGGGCGATTCCGGTGCTGAGCTCCGACTCATTCTCTTCGACTGCCGTCTCCCAAGTAATGTTGGAAATCCTTGTGGACAGGCACGGAGCGTTTGGATCCAACCATAGCTACCCGtggtgcctgtgtttttgttgttgtgtgggATGCTCCGaggaatattttctttttttgttccactGACACCGGTGTgagactgtgtgagtgtgagtgtgtaccTGCTCTGCTGAAGTCGCGTTCCATACGAAGCCTTGACCATCACGTACTGGACGTTAGCAAGCACAGACAGATAGTCGTCGTGGCTCACTGGCTTCTCCGAAACAGAGTTGAAGTACTTCCACTTGTGCTGTGAGACAGGCAGGCACACACAATAGTCAAGATGCCGGCGCCTGACACAGACGAGAGGTCCTGGTGCTCCAGGCTCTTACCTCGGTCAGCCTGATGTCATGTTGAGTCTCCCTCCCATTTGGGGGGGCAGCCACATCTGTGTATATGACTAGCTTCCTTAAGGTTCCGCCCTTGATCAGAACTTgaggctcctgattggtgagTCCTGAGCCGTCCTCCGCGTAGAAGACCACGTGGTAAGACAACAGCCCACCATATGACAGCAGCTGTTCGGGAAGACGGATGAACCGACACACATGAAGATAGCGTGGATGGAGAGGGTGCCAGACGGGCACGCTCTGCTCTGTCGTCTCACCTGGTTGCCTTCAAACTGGCTGGGCAGTCTCCAGTAGAGGGGGCCATGGAGTCCGCTGGTGTTCAGCTGCCGGGTGTCCAGCAGAACCGAGTCCCACTGCTTGTAGACTCCGGACCCCACGCCCTGCAGGTTGGACTGGTGGACCGCTGAGACATGCGGATGAAGCGCGCGGATCTGTGAGGACAGGTGTCGCACAGCTAAGCCATCTTGGTTCAATTCTGGTCGGACTCTGGTCCCATAGCGTGGTTTGCTCCGGCAGAACTGACCCTTGTTCTGATGAGGCCGCCGAGTTCTTCGCACTCCTCACTGACTCCGGAACAGAAACACTGAGAACAGCCAGACGGGTTCTCCTCCCAGAGCCCGAAGGAGCCAGCGACGCACTCCTCACAGTGGCGGCCCGACACGCCCTCCTGAAAAGCAAGGCACGTGCGCACGCGTGACTCGATGTGAGGCAGACGACGCTGGAGTCTCTCACTTACcttgcacacacactctccactcCCCAGGCAGTCGCACTTTCCAAGTGTTGAGTTGCAGAATGACGACAACGTTCCCGCCATGTCGCAGTCACACGCTGTGCATGCTGGGTAACCATAGTAACCAGTGGCACAGCGACGGCAGTGAGGGCCAGAGAATCCTTCCTTGCAATGGCACTGACCGTCTGTCAGGCCACACTGCTGGCTGACGCTTCCTTCTCCGCTGCATCGGCACGGctgggagagtgagaggtgGATTGTGAACCGCTGAGTGGAAGCGCAGGGGGGGTCCTGGCCTACCTTGCAGCCGCCGACTGGGTCATGACCCCAGTGATTTTCCTGACACCTGTCGCAGGTGTCTCCCATTGTGTGGGCCGGGCAAAGGCACTCTCCCGTCTGAGGGTGGCAGTTCCCTCTGGTGTGCGTACAGTTGCATGCTGGGAAAACAGCCAACGTGAGCGGCCTCAGAGGTGGGAGGGCAGACTGACTGTGTACTGCCTACCGGTGCAGTTGCCCGCAAGGAAGCTGTGGTAACCGTGGCCACAGCGGTCACACTTGTCTCCGGCGATTCCCTCTTTACACTGGCAGTGTCCATCATGACCACAGTCCTCTGAGAGGGAGCCGAGCTGGTGGCAGCCGCAGGCGACGCAGACGCCACTACTGCGCAGTCCGAAGAACCCGGCCTGCGCAGGGGGAGGAGCTCTAAAACGGGCTTGCTCTGGGAAGTCGGCAGTCTGGAGTGGGACAAAGGACTTACCCTGCAGCGGTCGCAGGTGCGTCCCGTGACATGCTCCCTACACAAGCACTGACCAGAACTGAGGTCGCACTGTCCGGAGAGAGCGCCCGCCTCAGAGCAGGCGCACGCTGCGGAGCAAAGTCACAGAAGGGTCAGTGCCTCGTCCTCTGCAAGGGTCACCTCATGTTTCATCACAAGGTCACTACGTTCCCTTTCCTGAGATCAGCAGCAACATTTGGAAAGAAGAAGACTTCGTGCGCAGCAGGCAGGCAAGGGCAACATCATCTGGATCAACATTCCTGGAGGAGTGAGTGTGTCTCTCACCAGTACAGTTCTTTGCGTGCACTGCGTCTCCATAGTAACCGGCCTCACAGACCTCACAGTGGATGCCGGCAGTGTGGCCGTGGCACAGCAGGCATTCTCCAGTGACGCTGTCGCAGTGTCCTTCCTCGTCCACGTTCACATTACCGTTACATTCACACCGGACACATGAGCCACCCAGCAGCAGTGGACTGCCGTAGTAGCCGCTGGAACACCTGGAGACACGGCAGGTGAGAGCATTAACCCAGGCCCACAACTTCCTGTAGACCACAGGGccacgagcgccccctagagggctgctagaCGTTTTCTTGTCTTACACCTTTGGTccccggggccatttgttcGGTTCAGAAAGGTTCAGAAGCCCTGCTGCAGGCCAACTTTCTTACCTCTCACAGTTGTTGCCGGTGTAACCCTCTTGGCATCGGTCGCATATGACGTGACCGGACTCTCCCAACGTACATGTGGGGCTGAAACTAGAAGAAAAGACAGTCACGGTTTTACCCCTCCCCAGGCGAGCCTCCATGAGAGACACAAACCTGTTGGAAGACACGCTCAAGGGACACGGGCAACGCTGGCAGTcctcagctgagccgtcagtggCGTCGCCATAGTAACCAGGCAAACACTGGTCACAGTGTGCTCCGGTGGTGTTATGAGAGCAGTCCTGGGTGGAGACAGGACAGTGAGAAACACCTTCTCCCACCAGGCTCCGTAAACATGACTCGTCACTTTGGAAACACACGAGTGACAGACTCAATTCCAATAATCCTGCCGTCGCCCTTGAACGTTGGCGGCAATAGACTCCCACATGAGTATGTGTGCTGCGTTGACCCTCCAGAGATGGTTTGGATGTTTATGTTTTCTACACAACCACTTCTCTGTCTCCGGCAGGTGGCTAAGACTGAAATGGTCTTCAACATGACGGGTCACATGGCATCCCCCTCAGAGAGCTCTCGGTTGCCGTGACAACGGACGATAATGAGAAAAGAAGCGTGCCTTGATCACCGGACGGTTTCATTGGTGGCTTCTCTGAACCTACCAAACACACTCCGTGGACATCGCACTGGCTGGCGTGATCATGACATTCACACTGAAGACAATTCCCGCCAAACAGAACTCCGGCGACTCTGTAAAAGCCTGGACGACAAGTCTGCaacacacagaggagagagggccatgagacgccagcgaaACAGAACCTGCTTGCTCCAGGCTGCGGTGAAAGCCTTACTTCACAGGATGTGCCGCTGTAACCCCACGGACATTCACAGCTCTCCACGGCCGCCGCAGGGAGCCCCGAACCTAGTCCAGCCTCTGCTGTGTCCAAAGCCACTGACATGAGACTGTGAAGAGCAGGTGGGGTCAGGGAGAGCTTGTTGAAGACGCTCACTCATCTACTCACCGTATCTGACCCACGCCGGAGGGCTTCAGGTGAACTCTGATTTCCACAGACGCCACATCGGCGAGCAGCATCAAAAGATCGTCCCGGCTCTTGGCCACGCCTGTTTGAGGGTCGATGAAGTTCTGGGGGATCAGCTTTACAGAAAACGCTTGCACTGCGAGGGGCGCTAAGCTGACGGCCACAGCCGGGGACAGAAGGACACTCTGACTGTTGCCCTGCGGACAGTAGAGCGAGAGGTCAGCTACTTTTTCAGCCATCAGAAAATGGCGGGAGTCACCTCTATGATCAGGTCTGTGCGCCCGAGAAGTGCCTGGCCCACATGGTCCGGCTGAGTGTCATACTCTAGTGACCATCTCAAAAAACCCCCGTAGGAGGTGAGCTGGAGACAGACGGAGCCACAAGTCATGAGACCACATTAGGGCAGACGAGCAAACACAAGCGTAAGCGACGCAGACACCTTGTTTCCCAGGAAGCCTCGGGGAGCCGTCCACTTCTGTTCCTCCTGGTGCTCCAATCCAAAGAAGCGGTGGACTGGACCTGTTAGCTTGTCATGGAGGAGGTTCAGGTGTTGCCCGGACGAGTGAGCTTGGTACAGCGAGGCGTTTGTGGCGACAACCTTCAGAGACGTGACTTCAATACCAGTGCCAGTTACATGACATCATATTACCATGTGTGAGTTGAACCTGAGTCATGGACCAGCTGGAGCTCTCACACACATCAGAGACACCAAAGCAGAAGCAGTGGGAGCATCCCTGAGGGTTTGTTGGCTGCAGGTTGTAGAAACCAGGCTTGCAGAGGTCACAGTGAGCCCCCATCACATGCTCCTGGAGAGGAAGGCACGTGAAATGATAGCAGGAGGATGGAGTGAGCCACCGAGTGACGGGGCCGAGTGCTCTACCTTGCAGATGCAGTCAGTACATGGGTCCGTGTTGATACTGCCAGCCAGGTCACACTCACACTGGATACAGTCGGGAAAGTCTCTGAATCCGAAGTCACAGCGGTCACACCTTCGCCCAGCAAAGCCCCgccgacacacacactggcCAGCGGTGCCACCTGTGCAACACGCCAGTGTTATCACCACAGCTTTGGACTAACATCTCATGGCAACGTTCAGTCAAGCAGGACCTGGTTGTGAATCATCTTTGCTGCAAAGGGACGTGACAGATCCGCTCGGATCACAGTCGCACTGGATGCACGGAGAGTCCGAATAAGGAGACACCtgttaaaacaaacacacttggtCAAGGCCGTTCTCATGAGAGAACATCAATGTGACGCCTGTGGCAGAGCAGTGTACTGTAGCACTAGACACAGCGGTCTAAAAACACATGCTGATTGTGACTGGCAGGTTGGGGATATCACACGCATCACCCTGAGGGAGGCCATCTTAATGGCCGTGGATGGGAGTCGCCGTGGATCTACAGGAGGGTAAGGACAAGTGGGGTCCAAGTAGGAAGAGAATGGCCCCGAGAATGATGGTGGACTGTAGAACCCCAGCACCTCGTCATCACTGTGGCAGCTCAGTGTGGGCCCTCCAGACACACAAGGGTTCGGTCTTTCATTCCCACCCTGGTGGACCATCTTCCACACCTCACTCACCATGAAGCTCACCGTCTCCTGCACCACCCCAGGAATATCTCTGAATGACCTCACTCACCCTGGCTTCTGGGCTCCACACCAGACGTGACCCTCGGCCTGTATTCATCCGAGGTCAGTGGGACACTACGAAATACAGCTTCGACTTTAATAACGCCCGGTAAATACATGTATTCCTTGTGATGGCTCATGACGAGTGTCTTTCCCACATCCTTTGACAAACGACTGATGACCTGGTTTGCCTTTTGTCATTTATTCTCCCTCCACGAAATGAGAACACAAAGGTTGGATTTTGATTGGATTTTTTCATTCAATGGATGTGCTCTGCTCAAAGTTCTTTTCCCAGTAATTCCCATACTCTGTGTCCTGGTATGGTACGTTCCCTATCCCTCATCCAACCgatcatttcaatatttctcAATGTTATTTTTCCTTTTGATCACGTGACTTATTTTTCACATATACATTGTGATTCATCTGCTCCCTTGTTCTGTGAAAGATTGCAAAGTGCATACATTGTTTACCATGTATGGATTAATGTGTATCAAAAATCCATGAGtaaagtgcatataaaatgacttACATATAGTGTTAGGGCTGTAATCGCACTTGTGCGATTCTATCAACGGCTCTGCACGGCAGATCCTGTCAAGAGcacgctaaccctaaccctaacccaagtCCTTAGCTGCGTTCATGCAAGTCAGCTGTGTGGTGTTCCACGTCCGTTTCTTTACAACAGAAAGTGAGGTTCTTTTCTCTTCATTCAAAGTCAAAGTTATAAAAAACCTAGGCTGAATTCAAAAGACCCTCCATAGCAAAGACTGTTCATTGCTAGTCGCTAGGACCTGAGCGCCGCGCCAAAGTCCAGTTCACTAGTGTGTTCTCCACAGAGCTCCGCCCCCAGCAGAGCCACGGCGGAGGACACCATTTCACAGAGACAGGACTGACGGACTCCACCATACTCCCTTGTCAACTGCAGGGTTCATTCATAGCAGTAGCCAAGGAGCTGCTTGAATCTCATCACTTTTGCAAATGGAGTCGAGTCAGTACCTTCAGCGGCGACATCGGCTTCCTCACCGTGTCACACACATATTCCGGGATAACAGTTCACTTCCACAGTAACTATCAACAACTTTAGCCTTGTGGAAAGAAGAAGATCTGGCTGACATTAAAGAGGCCGTATCACTCTCATTGGCGCGGCTGATTTCCATACTAAGGGCGGCGATGGAGGCTCATTGAACGGTGGGAAGCACATGGCAAACAGGCGCGTGATGTCGCAGGTCAAAAATAGGGGCGTTAAGACGGTTCCAGTGAATGCGTTTTAATGCGTTCACTGTAACCGTGACTCAGCCATCATTCACGTTCTTCTGTTTCCTTTTGCCCAAACAGCAGGCATCATGTAGCCCAGAGGAAAGTTCCCACTCCAGCGTTCAATCATGTCGTGTCCATGGGAAGCACCTTGTCAGTCTCAGTCTCTCCTTGCCTCACTCCTTGGGCACCTCTCTGCCCCCTGTCCCACTGACCTGCCACATGTGCTGCACCACCCTCACACCGCGGGAAttctccttctgaccttctctgcgCTTCTCTATCGGCACCCTTGGTGTAAACCCTGGACCTGTGGTGCAGCATCTCAGCGTATTACTGCTGACCTCTCCTCCGAGTTCTCCACCGTCACATCGACCACTTACTGTTGCTAGTTGTGAGAGGAAGCTGCTGACCATAAGTGTTCGCCTTGAAAGCATAAAAACGTGGCATGACTCAGTCCAGTCTCTACCTGTGCGGGTCGGTAGTATCCGTCGATGCAGGTCTCGCAGTTGATCCCGGCTGTGTTCTGCTGACAGTCTGTGCAGACGCCACCACCCAGACGAACACCACGGATGTTGAGACTGAGACGGAGGTCCGCCACTGTCTGATTGTAGACACACTCGGTGGTTTTGTTGTGGCAGTTGCACTCTGGTGCAGAGAAAGACACACTTGGAATCCACTCTTTGATACAGACTTCAGTCCACGATCATCTTGGCCTACTTTCACAGGTGTTTCCTTCTGAGATGGTTCCTGGTTGCCACGGCAGCTGATGGAAACCAGGGCAACACTGGTTGCAGCTCTCCCCACATGTGTTGTGCTCGCAAACACACTGCAACTTCTGAAGGTGTGAAAAAAACACAGGTCGGTCTGAGGACATGCCGACTGGAGGGCTGGCCGGGATGGTCCCCTACCTTGGTCACCGGGTCCAGCGGGCAGCTTTCAGCATGTCCATAACAGATGCACATCCCTCCCACAGATATGTCTTTGATGGAGTAATAGTACTAGACAGAGACAGAGCGAGGGTCAGAGTCTGCCGGACTGAGCTGCTGTCAGGGGTCTTACCCGTCTGGTCACAATGGGATCCACATCCCGCGGGTCGTTGATGCTCAGAGTCATCAGGTCCGCGTTGAGTGTTCTGATACGCTGCAGTCGTAATCTGATGTAACGAGCGGAGCCAAAGTTCAGCAGGTCGGAGGTCAAGTCATCGGCACCAGGTCTCCCGTTGATGAGGGAAGTGTGGATCTGCAGAAACGGAGCTAGTGAATCCCAGTGATACGGCAGCAGAACCAACAAGCAGCTGCCGAGGTTTGGCTCCAGCCAAGCAGGGAAACAAAGCTGAGCAGTAGCGGTGTGTGAACAGAGGGCGGCGGGCTGACCTCTCCGTGCTCCAGAGGGTTCAGTCTGGAGTAGTAGGAGGTGCAGatgacttctgtgtcactctTGTAGGTCGGGGGCCCCAGTCTTGGAGTCATGTTGTAACGGGACAAACACTCAGAGTCGCTCAGAGCGTAAAACTGCCAGGGGTCAAAGTTGATGCCATCTACAGAACGTTCCAGGATCCAGTTCCCTGGTGGTGATGCCGGAGATGGAATGGTGAGATTGGAAGTTTACCTGACGAGAGACACcaaggagggggcggggccttaCCTGGTCGAGGGGAGTTGGCGGATTTGATGATGATATAAGCCACCTGGAAGATCTGGGTCACATGGGAAAGACACGTGATGAGCACGTGTGAGGCTGCGTGTGTGGCTGGTGCTGGTGTGTCACCTGTTTCAGGTCCAGTGTGATGGTAACCCAGTGAAACTGTCGTCCGTTCTTGATACTGGGACTCTGCCACCACTCATTGGTTCCATCAATGGCATTGGTGATAGGATGACGTTCTGGAGGAGGAAACCTCTTTGTTAGAACTGAGTGCTGCACTCTACGGCTGATTCTCACCAAGAGGTTTCCTGAATTTGTTGGGTTGTTAGATCCAAATACGTACGTGATGCTGAAAGAAATCAGTTCCGTCTGTTTGGCGAGACACAGTCATGTGGTcagccaacccatcctcacgccCATGAAGTACTATACTGATGATAAAGGCCTTCAGCCTAGACTGTGACGCTCTGATGTTTCAATGGACCGAAATAATGTTTTCCCTCCGTGGCGTTCCAGGCGGAGCGGTGTTTAGCGCCAGGGTCCATATAG encodes:
- the lama1 gene encoding laminin subunit alpha-1 gives rise to the protein MAFFWKRRKAALMVLMMVELTAAQQRGLFPAIFNLASTADIVSNATCGDPEPEVYCKLVEHVPGRRIKNPHCPKCDANSILTKERHPITNAIDGTNEWWQSPSIKNGRQFHWVTITLDLKQIFQVAYIIIKSANSPRPGNWILERSVDGINFDPWQFYALSDSECLSRYNMTPRLGPPTYKSDTEVICTSYYSRLNPLEHGEIHTSLINGRPGADDLTSDLLNFGSARYIRLRLQRIRTLNADLMTLSINDPRDVDPIVTRRYYYSIKDISVGGMCICYGHAESCPLDPVTKKLQCVCEHNTCGESCNQCCPGFHQLPWQPGTISEGNTCEKCNCHNKTTECVYNQTVADLRLSLNIRGVRLGGGVCTDCQQNTAGINCETCIDGYYRPAQVSPYSDSPCIQCDCDPSGSVTSLCSKDDSQPGGTAGQCVCRRGFAGRRCDRCDFGFRDFPDCIQCECDLAGSINTDPCTDCICKEHVMGAHCDLCKPGFYNLQPTNPQGCSHCFCFGVSDVCESSSWSMTQVVATNASLYQAHSSGQHLNLLHDKLTGPVHRFFGLEHQEEQKWTAPRGFLGNKLTSYGGFLRWSLEYDTQPDHVGQALLGRTDLIIEGNSQSVLLSPAVAVSLAPLAVQAFSVKLIPQNFIDPQTGVAKSRDDLLMLLADVASVEIRVHLKPSGVGQIRLMSVALDTAEAGLGSGLPAAAVESCECPWGYSGTSCETCRPGFYRVAGVLFGGNCLQCECHDHASQCDVHGVCLDCSHNTTGAHCDQCLPGYYGDATDGSAEDCQRCPCPLSVSSNSFSPTCTLGESGHVICDRCQEGYTGNNCERCSSGYYGSPLLLGGSCVRCECNGNVNVDEEGHCDSVTGECLLCHGHTAGIHCEVCEAGYYGDAVHAKNCTACACSEAGALSGQCDLSSGQCLCREHVTGRTCDRCRAGFFGLRSSGVCVACGCHQLGSLSEDCGHDGHCQCKEGIAGDKCDRCGHGYHSFLAGNCTACNCTHTRGNCHPQTGECLCPAHTMGDTCDRCQENHWGHDPVGGCKPCRCSGEGSVSQQCGLTDGQCHCKEGFSGPHCRRCATGYYGYPACTACDCDMAGTLSSFCNSTLGKCDCLGSGECVCKEGVSGRHCEECVAGSFGLWEENPSGCSQCFCSGVSEECEELGGLIRTRIRALHPHVSAVHQSNLQGVGSGVYKQWDSVLLDTRQLNTSGLHGPLYWRLPSQFEGNQLLSYGGLLSYHVVFYAEDGSGLTNQEPQVLIKGGTLRKLVIYTDVAAPPNGRETQHDIRLTEHKWKYFNSVSEKPVSHDDYLSVLANVQYVMVKASYGTRLQQSRISNITWETAVEENESELSTGIARLVESCECPAGYAGLSCQECAPGYFRQPQSELPPHSQRSLLVRPCVPCRCNNHSTSCDLETGVCERCQHHTSGRNCELCAAGYYGNVQGAAADCSPCACPLLNNSFSSTCQSDGAPGDFRCSACQVGYEGRYCERCSAGYFGDPSTPSGVCSLCNCSEPGSVHSLCHGLSGKCECKLGVTGQRCDWCDSRHVSVGADCVSCDDDCTGVLLNDLEEVEQHRLSVDASPVVLLPYHQLMLLENRTRLLQVSAEKRSVSLQLSEQEAAADQLALDLQALMQQVTHRAGQVGSASVSVNGSMWRGTLLCESIERSRGNIQLLVTEAGLLNQTEEGGEDTANQTLLLEQVQSMLEMMGAMDLSGADISAKDELSFSESILRRVQQELVSSHRSSQDRLRSLSTELSLHMEQLQAMSTDLTKATLQSTRARAQLEAVHSGARQYQPLQQQVTTAGDAVDVLLDESHHLLAQTVEWNEHLITSSQLLDVLTGELDRFGPLLRQKVHRLIVGLKMADALESIYRAENFALQLQSHAHALNSSLSPLWKPSQNTSLLPLGVSDIIDTAQALALSAETSAESALLRAGQLPSESGGATLDGSVHFNKSFADLQLRVSVVSSKRRALSDRVSGATLLLNQSLEELASDSSAVVGRTQFRVAATHSSLQVALQRISTLQQRLEESSATVRDTNASVDETKMLISHTHTAAYQVQQRLEEAELRTVSLVGRLKPLNILGETLSRNLSDIRELIDQARRQAASIKVAVQVDRSCVRTYKPQVESSNFNTLTLTLKTSSPDNLLFFLGSRTKVDFMAVEMHGGRVALVWDVGSGSQRLEFPGLDISNNRWTRINATRFGALGTLSVQQLDSAESPQVVTATSPGPGRVLDVDNSSAIHIGGLSSETPRPAGLHAATFKGCLGEVLLNEKNLGLWNYISREGECGGCFSSPQGEETAFNFDGSGFSVVRKPLRATSTSIVLLFKTLSPGGLLLYLASNNTRDYLSMELVDGAVRLTFDLGSGPLVLTSNRKYNTGVWHKITLQRSKRKGYLSIMAADQSSEKEVLEAESPGTASDLNRSDQDPIYIGGLPASRAVRRPVVSRSYVGCIKNVEIARSNFDLLKDSYGVRKGCVLEAVRSISVFRGGFVQTPVRSLSSDMELLFSFASKNLSGILLSAFSETRAPTQQFLSVSLDSGSLKAELGQVGQSARHVVRVRMLNGSSLADGQKHSAIVQVNRKSLAVHVDEGHLKSVALPPGLAPFSPSTLFIGGLPAGDTRLPHDLQKISRTFQGCIQHVAMNGLLLDLSEALRYEGVEMDKCVLQEPVGSTVLSEDQHVEPTADSAALSAAPPTRLSSLSPGALTCGPERAPAVARSAAFFGSSRHSHMTFTIRPGVVRKSVLLQMSVRTRAEDGLMLLLSDSKHMDQFLLGLKAGKPLLSVDLGRGPTSVTSPVHVNDGQWHVVRAELSGRWISLSADGSAPASASVKGNQLDVESKLYLGGIPATLASRRINVSSSFPGCIQSVRVNDASLDFSRPAAKHDVTSCFTLEQAGSYFNGSGFAALMRDGFKVGSDLTMSLDVRTSKAEGVLVGISSAKVDAIGLEMISGQAVFNVNNGAGRVSVRSAGPLLCDGQWHRLLARKTKHMLTLTVDGLSYTVPNPHPQSTSAETNNPVYLGGFPDDVKQNCLSTRTRFRGCLKNVQLIKPHLSAALDPSSAHHHLGVVPNSCPAA